In the genome of Desulfatirhabdium butyrativorans DSM 18734, one region contains:
- a CDS encoding zinc-dependent alcohol dehydrogenase family protein, which translates to MKAMVLDRCVDLNRHDSPLRLANVPVPEPGEAELLVRISTCGVCHTELDEIEGRTPPPHFPVIPGHQAVGTIVAKGQKANRYPEGSRVGVGWIYSACGACSHCLSGNDNLCAEFRATGRDVDGGYAEYMKVHEDYAAAIPDSLSDIEAAPMLCAGAIGYRSLRLAQLKAGRTLGLFGFGASAHLVLHLARYIYPQSPIFVFARSSSEQDFAREIGADWAGNFDDTPPSPVDAAIDTTPVWKPILSALRLLSPGGRLVINAIRKENQDRILLADLDYPSQLWMEKEIKSVANVSRSDIEDFLPIAASAGIRPEVQTYTLDQANQALMELKNRRIRGAKVLLMNGSKTHP; encoded by the coding sequence ATGAAAGCGATGGTTCTCGATCGATGTGTCGACTTGAACCGGCACGATTCCCCATTGCGTCTGGCGAACGTGCCCGTGCCCGAACCGGGTGAGGCTGAATTGCTGGTTCGGATTTCCACGTGCGGGGTGTGCCATACGGAACTGGATGAGATCGAAGGCCGCACGCCGCCCCCGCATTTTCCGGTCATTCCGGGTCACCAGGCCGTTGGAACCATTGTTGCCAAAGGACAGAAGGCCAATCGGTATCCGGAAGGCAGCCGGGTCGGCGTGGGCTGGATCTATTCGGCCTGCGGCGCATGCAGTCACTGCCTTTCGGGAAACGACAATCTGTGCGCCGAGTTCCGGGCGACCGGCCGCGACGTGGACGGCGGTTACGCCGAATACATGAAGGTGCATGAGGATTATGCCGCAGCCATCCCCGATTCCCTCAGCGATATCGAAGCCGCGCCCATGCTGTGCGCAGGCGCCATCGGTTACCGGTCGTTGCGGTTGGCCCAATTGAAGGCGGGCAGAACGCTGGGCCTTTTCGGTTTCGGCGCATCGGCCCATCTCGTGTTGCATCTTGCGCGGTATATCTATCCGCAAAGCCCGATTTTCGTGTTTGCCAGAAGCTCATCCGAGCAGGACTTTGCCCGGGAAATCGGTGCCGACTGGGCCGGAAATTTCGATGATACCCCGCCGTCCCCGGTCGATGCGGCCATCGATACGACACCTGTCTGGAAGCCGATTCTGAGTGCGCTTCGCCTGCTGTCTCCCGGCGGGAGGCTGGTGATCAACGCCATCCGGAAAGAAAATCAGGATCGGATTCTGCTTGCCGATCTCGATTATCCATCTCAGTTGTGGATGGAAAAGGAAATCAAGTCCGTCGCCAATGTAAGCCGTTCCGACATCGAGGACTTTCTGCCCATTGCCGCATCGGCTGGCATTCGTCCCGAAGTGCAGACCTACACCCTCGATCAGGCCAATCAGGCCCTGATGGAGCTCAAGAACCGTCGCATCCGCGGGGCCAAGGTTCTGTTGATGAACGGATCGAAAACTCATCCATAG
- a CDS encoding class I adenylate-forming enzyme family protein has product MAHWMNFGQNFKVNAKKFPKTIALKDCSRCFTYAEANLRVNRLANSLLAMGLQKGDRLAVFLENSIEIIECYLATAKTGIVIVPINFRLLGKEAAYILENSDAKAVVVHDEFAPIIDGIRGGLPKIEKGRFIVVGKETAGYRHYDALLAEGSEQEPDIAVLPSDTWILIYTSGTTGKPKGVLRSHESHIAFYLINAIDFGFTPHDICMNVMPLCHINSTYFTFTFLYIGGSVYVHPARSFRPEEILKIIEQERITFISLIPTHYNLILNVPAEKRTHDVSSIRKLLCSSAPVRKQVKMAIMDFFPGVELYEAYGSTEAGIVTVLKPEDQLRKLGSIGYESLGTDFIKLLDESGKEVGTGEVGELFSKGPMLFDGYYKLPEKTRAAFHGGWFSAGDMARRDEEGFYEIVDRKDNMIITGGEHVYPSEVEEVIGGHPNVFDVAVISLPDEKWGEKVVAVVIPKAALSEKDILDWCRDRLAGYKRPKEVVFIEPDDMPRTATGKILHRILRERYQA; this is encoded by the coding sequence ATGGCGCATTGGATGAATTTCGGGCAAAACTTCAAAGTCAACGCCAAAAAATTTCCCAAAACCATAGCTCTGAAGGATTGCAGCCGCTGTTTTACCTACGCTGAAGCCAATTTGCGGGTCAATCGGCTGGCAAACAGCCTCCTGGCCATGGGGCTGCAGAAAGGGGACAGGCTTGCCGTGTTTCTGGAGAACAGCATCGAAATCATCGAATGCTATCTGGCCACCGCCAAAACCGGCATCGTGATCGTGCCGATCAATTTCCGGCTTCTGGGAAAAGAGGCGGCCTATATCCTCGAGAATTCGGATGCCAAGGCGGTTGTGGTGCACGATGAATTTGCACCGATCATCGACGGCATCCGCGGCGGCCTCCCGAAGATCGAAAAAGGGCGTTTCATCGTCGTCGGAAAAGAAACGGCAGGCTACCGCCACTATGACGCGCTGCTGGCGGAAGGCAGCGAGCAGGAGCCGGATATTGCCGTGCTGCCATCCGATACCTGGATTCTGATATATACTTCGGGTACGACGGGCAAACCAAAAGGCGTGCTGCGCTCCCACGAATCGCACATCGCCTTTTACCTGATCAACGCCATCGACTTCGGTTTCACCCCGCACGACATCTGCATGAACGTCATGCCGCTTTGCCACATCAATTCCACCTATTTCACCTTCACCTTTCTGTATATCGGCGGATCGGTCTATGTCCATCCGGCCCGGAGTTTCCGGCCCGAAGAGATTCTGAAGATCATCGAGCAGGAACGAATCACCTTCATTTCCCTGATTCCCACCCACTACAACCTCATCCTGAACGTTCCGGCGGAAAAGCGCACCCACGACGTCAGCTCGATCCGGAAGCTGCTGTGTTCTTCGGCGCCGGTGCGCAAGCAGGTGAAGATGGCCATCATGGACTTCTTTCCCGGCGTGGAGCTCTATGAAGCCTATGGTTCGACCGAGGCAGGCATCGTGACGGTGCTCAAGCCGGAAGACCAGCTCCGCAAACTCGGCTCCATCGGCTATGAATCCCTCGGAACGGATTTCATCAAGCTGCTGGATGAAAGCGGGAAAGAGGTCGGCACGGGTGAGGTCGGGGAGCTTTTCTCGAAGGGGCCGATGCTCTTCGACGGGTATTACAAGCTTCCGGAAAAAACCCGAGCCGCCTTCCACGGCGGATGGTTCAGCGCGGGCGACATGGCCAGGAGGGATGAGGAAGGTTTTTACGAGATCGTCGATCGCAAGGACAACATGATCATCACAGGCGGTGAGCATGTCTATCCGAGCGAGGTCGAAGAGGTGATCGGCGGCCATCCGAACGTTTTCGATGTGGCGGTCATCAGTTTGCCGGATGAAAAATGGGGGGAAAAAGTCGTGGCCGTCGTGATTCCGAAGGCGGCTCTCAGCGAAAAGGATATTCTGGACTGGTGCAGGGATCGGCTGGCCGGTTACAAGCGGCCCAAAGAAGTCGTTTTCATCGAACCGGATGACATGCCCAGGACCGCCACCGGAAAAATCCTGCACCGGATCCTTCGGGAACGCTATCAGGCATAA